One genomic segment of Helianthus annuus cultivar XRQ/B chromosome 14, HanXRQr2.0-SUNRISE, whole genome shotgun sequence includes these proteins:
- the LOC110908551 gene encoding auxin-induced protein PCNT115 isoform X3, with protein MASRIPRRNLGSQGLEVSALGLGCMGMSDLYGAPKPEPDMIKLIHHAINAGVTLLDTSDVYGPKTNEILLGKALKGGMRDKVQLATKFGIKLDGSWQVQGDPAYVRAACEASLKRLEVDCIDIYYQHRIDTSVPIEITMGELKKLVEEGKIKYVGLSEASASTIRRAHAVHPITAVQMEWSLQSRDVEEEIIPTCRELGISIVTYSPLGRGFFSHGPKMLDVTTQNFKHMADIKLQSTPSCM; from the exons ATGGCAAGCAGAATACCAAGAAGGAATTTGGGTTCACAGGGTTTAGAGGTCTCAGCTCTGGGTTTAGGCTGCATGGGCATGTCCGATCTCTACGGAGCTCCCAAACCTGAACCCGACATGATCAAGCTCATCCACCACGCCATTAACGCTGGTGTTACCCTCCTTGACACCTCCGATGTCTACGGCCCCAAAACCAACGAAATCCTTCTCGGCAAGGCTTTGAAAGGGGGGATGAGGGACAAAGTGCAGCTCGCTACCAAATTTGGGATCAAACTCGACGGTTCGTGGCAGGTCCAAGGAGATCCAGCTTATGTGAGGGCTGCTTGTGAGGCTAGCCTCAAGCGACTTGAGGTCGATTGCATTGATATCTATTATCAACACAGGATTGATACTAGTGTGCCAATCGAAATCACG ATGGGTGAATTAAAGAAGTTGGTCGAAGAAGGTAAAATTAAATATGTTGGATTATCAGAAGCATCGGCATCAACCATTAGAAGAGCACACGCTGTGCATCCAATTACTGCCGTACAAATGGAATGGTCCTTGCAGTCAAGAGATGTTGAAGAAGAAATTATTCCCACTTGCAG AGAACTTGGGATAAGCATTGTTACATATAGTCCTCTAGGACGTGGTTTTTTCTCACATGGTCCAAAGATGTTAGATGTGACAACTCAGAATTTCAAG CACATGGCCGACATTAAACTCCAATCAACACCTAGTTGCATGTGA
- the LOC110908551 gene encoding auxin-induced protein PCNT115 isoform X2 yields the protein MASRIPRRNLGSQGLEVSALGLGCMGMSDLYGAPKPEPDMIKLIHHAINAGVTLLDTSDVYGPKTNEILLGKALKGGMRDKVQLATKFGIKLDGSWQVQGDPAYVRAACEASLKRLEVDCIDIYYQHRIDTSVPIEITMGELKKLVEEGKIKYVGLSEASASTIRRAHAVHPITAVQMEWSLQSRDVEEEIIPTCRELGISIVTYSPLGRGFFSHGPKMLDVTTQNFKVVRYMELAQGGAGRCGAWIMNA from the exons ATGGCAAGCAGAATACCAAGAAGGAATTTGGGTTCACAGGGTTTAGAGGTCTCAGCTCTGGGTTTAGGCTGCATGGGCATGTCCGATCTCTACGGAGCTCCCAAACCTGAACCCGACATGATCAAGCTCATCCACCACGCCATTAACGCTGGTGTTACCCTCCTTGACACCTCCGATGTCTACGGCCCCAAAACCAACGAAATCCTTCTCGGCAAGGCTTTGAAAGGGGGGATGAGGGACAAAGTGCAGCTCGCTACCAAATTTGGGATCAAACTCGACGGTTCGTGGCAGGTCCAAGGAGATCCAGCTTATGTGAGGGCTGCTTGTGAGGCTAGCCTCAAGCGACTTGAGGTCGATTGCATTGATATCTATTATCAACACAGGATTGATACTAGTGTGCCAATCGAAATCACG ATGGGTGAATTAAAGAAGTTGGTCGAAGAAGGTAAAATTAAATATGTTGGATTATCAGAAGCATCGGCATCAACCATTAGAAGAGCACACGCTGTGCATCCAATTACTGCCGTACAAATGGAATGGTCCTTGCAGTCAAGAGATGTTGAAGAAGAAATTATTCCCACTTGCAG AGAACTTGGGATAAGCATTGTTACATATAGTCCTCTAGGACGTGGTTTTTTCTCACATGGTCCAAAGATGTTAGATGTGACAACTCAGAATTTCAAG gtcgttagatatatggagcttgcacagggaggagcaggtcgttgtggggcatggatcatgaatgcttaa